Proteins from one Entomospira culicis genomic window:
- a CDS encoding V-type ATP synthase subunit I, protein MILEMSRVSLIMAKSAQAKALDALATANLFHVNAQENYNDSIAKLHHQLSRAEIMLRYLPDLPGEPITTRTVDITKLQDDIERMYQQREELDKQQKHYLQQIEQYAIWGDFSVEDLHDLQARGYFIRLYKVDARTYQSLSSQENTNLFLCKVLKGIHYIALYSESEEHFPALESLELPPMSVGKMRNAVHDIAKSIQDRNNDLINLNKDRTYLEQHISRLEESIRFEKTVANVEDYEELAVLHGFVPTEDLLVLKDYAKKHGWALHIQEAITGDEDADAEIPTKIKPGFFGKFSQPILDALEFTPGYQEIDISNVMTFFFAIFFSMIVGDAAYGSIFLLLSLFGITKLKMANKPVTPLLPYVAFMSALTVMWGILTDSWFGFSLAQHVPLFASLKNDWLGEDSNLQLLSFTIGITHLTIAHLWALGIKLKSNIKAVPSEIGQLMMLFGFFILIVNMLIGPNTFVGAVPSWNVQMIIIGLVLRLLFGEQQANVNLGAGFVNGLKGAFANVLGAVGNFSDTLSYIRLYAVGLAGFSIASSFNELALSSPVFMTPLILIFAHTLNLVLGILGVLVHAVRLNSLEFSGHIGLVWSGVPYEPFKAKNAFVESDRTTK, encoded by the coding sequence ATGATTTTAGAAATGTCTCGAGTCTCTTTGATTATGGCTAAGAGCGCGCAGGCAAAGGCATTGGATGCCCTAGCAACTGCCAATCTCTTTCATGTCAACGCGCAGGAAAACTACAACGACTCCATCGCTAAGCTTCACCATCAGCTATCGCGTGCAGAAATAATGCTACGCTATCTGCCTGATCTACCTGGGGAACCGATCACCACGCGCACCGTAGATATCACCAAGTTGCAAGACGATATTGAGCGTATGTATCAACAGCGTGAAGAGTTAGACAAACAGCAGAAGCATTATCTTCAACAAATTGAGCAGTACGCCATTTGGGGTGATTTCTCGGTAGAAGATCTGCACGATCTCCAAGCACGTGGCTATTTCATTCGCCTTTACAAGGTGGATGCGCGTACTTATCAAAGCCTTTCTAGTCAAGAGAATACTAATCTATTCCTCTGTAAGGTGCTTAAAGGTATCCACTATATCGCTCTCTATAGTGAGAGCGAGGAGCATTTTCCCGCGCTGGAATCCTTAGAGCTACCGCCAATGAGTGTGGGCAAGATGCGCAATGCGGTGCATGATATTGCAAAGAGTATCCAAGATCGCAATAATGATCTCATTAACCTCAACAAAGATCGTACTTACTTAGAGCAACACATTAGCCGTTTGGAGGAGTCTATTCGCTTTGAGAAGACCGTCGCCAACGTGGAAGATTATGAAGAGCTTGCCGTTTTACATGGCTTTGTTCCCACTGAGGATCTCTTGGTACTTAAGGATTACGCAAAAAAACATGGCTGGGCGTTGCACATTCAAGAGGCGATTACCGGCGATGAAGATGCGGATGCAGAAATTCCCACCAAAATCAAACCCGGATTCTTTGGCAAATTTAGCCAACCTATCCTTGATGCGCTCGAATTTACCCCAGGGTATCAAGAGATCGACATTAGTAATGTGATGACCTTCTTCTTTGCCATCTTCTTCTCGATGATCGTCGGTGATGCTGCCTATGGTTCTATCTTCCTCCTGCTCTCACTCTTTGGCATCACCAAGCTGAAAATGGCTAACAAACCCGTAACCCCACTGCTCCCTTATGTAGCGTTTATGTCTGCACTTACCGTTATGTGGGGTATTCTTACCGACAGTTGGTTTGGCTTTAGTCTTGCCCAACATGTCCCGCTCTTTGCCTCGCTAAAAAATGATTGGCTGGGAGAAGATAGTAATCTTCAGCTCCTCTCATTTACCATTGGTATCACCCACTTAACCATCGCACACCTTTGGGCTCTGGGTATCAAACTTAAGAGCAATATTAAAGCGGTGCCGTCGGAGATTGGGCAATTGATGATGCTCTTTGGTTTCTTTATTCTTATTGTCAATATGTTGATTGGCCCAAATACGTTTGTAGGCGCGGTTCCTAGCTGGAATGTGCAAATGATTATTATTGGATTAGTTCTTCGACTACTCTTTGGTGAGCAACAAGCAAATGTCAACTTAGGCGCAGGTTTTGTCAATGGTCTTAAGGGAGCTTTTGCCAATGTCTTGGGTGCGGTGGGTAATTTCTCCGATACACTAAGCTATATCCGTCTTTATGCGGTGGGCTTGGCAGGGTTTAGCATTGCCTCCAGCTTTAATGAGCTAGCGTTAAGCTCTCCGGTCTTTATGACGCCTCTTATTCTCATTTTTGCGCACACATTGAACCTTGTTTTGGGTATCTTGGGCGTCTTGGTACATGCTGTGCGTCTCAACAGTCTCGAATTTAGTGGACACATCGGCTTAGTATGGTCTGGTGTGCCCTACGAGCCTTTTAAGGCAAAAAATGCTTTTGTGGAAAGTGATAGAACAACAAAATAA
- a CDS encoding V-type ATP synthase subunit K (produces ATP from ADP in the presence of a proton gradient across the membrane; the K subunit is a nonenzymatic component which binds the dimeric form by interacting with the G and E subunits), protein MNDLLFSGFYLAFAIASIGSGIGIGIAAQGAVGAWKKALLSGKRANAAMLILVSFPLSQTFYGMVVMNDLSANVAPHAPALAGTIGLFGGLAIAIAGILQGKVAAYACDALGETGKGFGSYVIVLGIIETVALFAMVFSLGFGKLFS, encoded by the coding sequence ATGAACGATTTACTTTTTTCGGGTTTCTATTTAGCCTTCGCTATCGCCTCTATTGGTAGTGGTATTGGTATCGGTATTGCAGCACAAGGTGCTGTTGGTGCATGGAAGAAAGCTTTGCTCTCGGGCAAACGCGCTAACGCTGCCATGTTGATTTTGGTGAGTTTTCCTCTCTCTCAGACCTTCTATGGTATGGTTGTCATGAACGATCTTAGTGCTAATGTAGCCCCTCATGCGCCGGCGTTGGCTGGAACTATTGGTCTTTTTGGTGGTTTAGCAATTGCCATTGCTGGTATTTTGCAAGGAAAAGTTGCAGCTTATGCTTGTGATGCTTTAGGTGAAACAGGTAAAGGTTTTGGTTCTTATGTTATCGTACTGGGTATTATTGAAACCGTTGCTCTCTTTGCCATGGTCTTCTCTCTTGGCTTTGGTAAACTCTTTAGCTAA